In a genomic window of Carassius auratus strain Wakin unplaced genomic scaffold, ASM336829v1 scaf_tig00214367, whole genome shotgun sequence:
- the LOC113091929 gene encoding uncharacterized protein LOC113091929, with protein MRDLGFSWMAISRMLSVNIRTLYNHRRQLGLVDYGTFTNISNDDLDRHITEVLQQTPGSGETYITGSLRGRGIRVPRWRVRERLRIIDPVGRVLRGRRAIQRRVYNVSVPNQLWHIDTNHKLNPWGFVFHGGVDGYSRCITYLRCCTDNRASTALQLFQNAVDLFGLPQHVRGDAGSENIDVARFMIENRGANRGSFMVGCSVHNQRIERLWAELNRVVSAYFKDLFLFMENLECSNFLKIKDHSILRMCKDLMIIAGVILS; from the exons ATGCGGGACTTAGGATTTAGCTGGATGGCCATATCACGAATGTTGTCTGTAAACATTCGAACACTGTACAACCACAGGAGACAACTTGGTTTAGTGGACTATGGGACTTtcacaaacatttcaaatgatgATCTAGATCGTCATATTACTGAGGTTCTTCAACAAACCCCTGGATCAGGAGAGACATACATCACTGGTAGTTTGAGGGGAAGAGGGATCAGAGTTCCGCGATGGCGAGTGCGAGAGCGTTTAAGAATCATAGATCCAGTGGGAAGAGTCTTAAGAGGACGAAGGGCTATTCAACGGAGGGTCTACAATGTCTCTGTCCCAAATCAATTGTG GCATATTGACACAAACCACAAGTTAAATCCATGGGGATTCGTGTTTCACGGTGGAGTTGATGGCTATAGCCGCTGTATTACCTACCTGAGATGTTGCACGGACAACAGAGCATCAACTGCCTTGCAACTTTTCCAAAATGCAGTGGATCTGTTTGGACTCCCACAACATGTCAGGGGTGATGCAGGTAGTGAGAATATTGATGTTGCAAGGTTTATGATTGAGAATCGAGGGGCAAACAGAGGAAGCTTTATGGTTGGTTGTAGTGTTCATAATCAACGCATCGAAAGATTGTGGGCAGAACTTAACAGGGTGGTGTCAGCTTATTTTAAAGATCTTTTCCTTTTCATGGAAAAT CTGGAATGCTCCAACTTCCTGAAAATCAAGGACCACTCAATATTGCGCATGTGCAAAGACCTTATGATCATCGCCGGTGTCATCCTGAGTTAA